The proteins below come from a single Malus sylvestris chromosome 3, drMalSylv7.2, whole genome shotgun sequence genomic window:
- the LOC126617275 gene encoding RNA-binding protein Y14-like has product MASGDVETVDFEPEDDDLMDEDGAVDAEPSASPRAPLPKLKSAITGVGAASAAPKKTKGRGFREDLNADRNSRLTASHFDSLNSSNGLEPQRSVEGWIILVTGVHEEAQEDHLQDAFGEYGEIKNLHLNLDRRTGFVKGYALIEYESFKEAKTAIDKMNGEPLLTQVLTVDWAFSNGSFLDGSRKNSRPLRERRSRSPRRRY; this is encoded by the exons ATGGCGAGCGGAGATGTAGAAACGGTGGACTTCGAGCCCGAAGATGACGACCTCATGGACGAGGACGGAGCCGTCGACGCCGAGCCCTCCGCCTCCCCCAGGGCACCACTCCCCAAGCTCAAGTCCGCAATCACCGGCGTCGGAGCGGCGTCTGCCGCCCCTAAGAAGACCAAAGGTCGCGGATTCCGTGAAGATCTGAATGCCGACCGTAACAGCCGCCTCACTGCATCCCACTTCGACTCTCTCAACTCCTCCAACGGCCTCGAACCCCAACGAT CCGTTGAGGGATGGATTATTCTGGTCACTGGGGTCCATGAAGAGGCCCAAGAGGACCACCTACAAGATGCATTTGGTGAATATGGGGagataaaaaatttgcatttaaATCTTGATCGCCGCACCGGGTTTGTGAAG GGGTATGCACTGATTGAATATGAGAGTTTTAAAGAGGCAAAAACTGCGATAGACAAAATGAACGGAGAACCGTTACTTACACAAGTTTTAACTGTTGATTGGGCCTTCAGCAATGGATCCTTCCTTGATGGATCCAGGAAGAACTCAAG ACCGCTTAGAGAACGTCGCTCAAGGAGTCCTAGGAGGAGATATTAA